The genomic stretch GGAGGTGCTGTCCGGCACCTACGTGTGGATCACCGAAGATCCGTTTGAGCGGACCTGTCAGGTCCAGACGTACCTGCCGACCATGAAGAAGCCGATTCAGGTGTTGGAGCGGCTGGTCTTCGACTGCCTGCCGCTGACGGACGTCGGCTACATCGACCTCATGGCCTGGGCTCACCCGGCGCTCGAGCCGATCGACCCCGATGGTGAGCGGGGTCTGGTTCCGATACGACCGCGGCGTACGGAACTCAAGCGCTACGAAGGACCGGCCACAGTGCCGGGGCTTCATATCACGGAGTCCGTCACCGTGGGCGACGGAATCGTGGTCTCCCGCCTCGTTCATCGGGGAGCGCGCCAGATCCGCCGATGGGAGGTCGTGGAGTTCGGCGACGCCGCGGAAGACCGCCTGCCGAAGCGCATCAAAGTCTCCCGGCCTGACAGCGGTCACCAGTCGGGTTTCGTCCGCTCCACGGAGGCCGTGCCGATCCCGCCCACGGCTTTCGACGGCTCCCCAGAACAACTGCGGGAAGTCATGGAGAGGCGACTGGGAACAAGGCGGGGCTGACCATGCGATTCCGGACTGCCCCGTTCCTGGTGGCACGTGCCTTCCGCATCGTGCTCTGGACGGTTCTCGCGATGGCTCGGGTCGTGCTCGTCCTCGCGCTGCCGTCGCGGCGGACGCGGGCCGAGCGCGTCGCGTCCGAGGTCGTGCGGCTGGCCGAGAAATTGCAAGGCGCCTTCATCAAGGTAGGGCAACTCCTCGGCACGCGGGCCGATCTGGTGGGGACGACGATGGCACGAGCGCTGGGTGCCTTGCAGGACGACGTCACGCCCATGCGCGCGGTTCACGCGCGGCGAGCGGCAGAGCGCGCGCTCGGGCCGCTGCCCGGGGAACTGGCCCGAGCGCTGGGCGGCCGACCCGTCGCGAGCGGATCCATCGCCTGCGTCTACCGTGCCGAGCTGGATGGTCTCGCGGTGGCCGTCAAAGTGCGCCGCCCCGGGATCGAGCGTGCCATGTCAGCCGACATCGGGATCGTCAAGGCTCTGATGCGGGTGCTCGGCAGGCTCCCGCCGCTGCTGCGAGTGCCGCTCGACGACATCGCGGAGCAGCTGGGGGAATGCCTGATCCGCCAGTTTGACCTGGTCTCGGAGCGGGTCCACCTTGAACGTCTTCGCCGGGACCTCGCGGATCTTCCTGAGGTCGTGGTACCGGCGACCGTTCCGGAATGGTGCGGCGACGGTGTCATCACCATGGAATTCATCGATGGACTCGACCGCACGATGACCGACCGCCTGCCGGCCACGGTTCGCGAGACGGGAATGGCGGTGCTGGTCCGGGCCGTGTACCGGATGCTCTTCCTGCATGGCTTCATCCACGTCGACCTGCACCAGGGCAACGCGTACATCAGACGGGACGGCTCGGTGATTGTGCTGGACGCCGGGTTCACCTACCAGATGACCCCTGACGCGCGGCTGAAGTTCACCGAGTTCTTCGCGGGCATGGTGCAGGGGCGTGGCGACGAATGTGCCGAGATCTTGTTGTCCACGGTTCGTAAGGTCGCATCCGGCGCTGATGTCGCGGGATTCAGGCGCGACGTCTCCGAGCTGATCGCCCGCAGTGCGGGATTGGTGGCCGACCGCTTCAGCCTCTCCTCCTTCTCCGTGGAGCTGTTCGACCTCCAGCGCCGGCACGGCCATTTCGCCGACCCCCAGTTCGTCTTTCCGTTGCTGTGCCTGCTCGCCGTGGAAGGTGCGGTCAAACGACACCATCCACTTATGGATTTTCAACTGGAAGCGGCGCCGTACCTCATGCACGGCCTATTGACAGAGCCGTCCCTCGACTGAACTATATAATTATAAAGTACCGTTTGATCATGTTTGACCGGTACGTCACCTGACAGGCCGTCCGGGCGATGTCACGCCCGGCCCGACGTGTCGCGGATCACCAAGGAGATCACCGTGCGACAGTGCCTGAACGAACGGCAGCGAGGCTTCCTGAGCCTCGCCGAAAAGGTCGCCCCCGCGCTGACCGAACGCGCTGTCAAGAACGACCGGGACAACGTCTTCCCTTACGACAACTACGCCGACCTCCGCGCGGCCGGGCTGATGCGGCTGACGGTGCCGGAAACCCTCGGAGGGCTGGGCGCCGAGCAGGGAGAGATGTTGCTGGTCCTGGAACGGCTGGCACAGGCCGACGGCGCGACGGCATTGGCCTACGCCATGCACGCGGCGCCGCTCGGCTCTTGGGCCGCCGTATGGCGGCAGACCGGAAACCCCATGCTGGAGCATGTTCTCGGGATCGCCGGTCGCGATGGTCTCGTGCTGGCGGCCATCTCCAGCGAGATCGGCGTCTCCAATCTGTTCCTCGACGCCCGTACCAAGGCCGAGCGGGTCCCCGGCGGCTTCCTCATCAACGGGAGGAAGAACTTCGCCACGAACAGCGCGGTCGCCACTCACTGCGCGACGACGGCACACTATGACGACCCCGAACTGGGCCCGCGGTTGTTCGTGGTCTTCGTCGACATGTCGGACCCGGCGGTGACCGTTCACCAGACCTGGGACACGCTCGGCATGCGGGCCACCCAGAGCAACGACGTGGTCTTCGAGGACCTGTTCGTGCCCGAACAGGCAGTGGTGCAGTCGGTACCGATCGGCCACTTCGACGCCGGGATCCTGGAGACGATCATCTGCTGGCAGGCCCCCTCGTTCGGCGCGGTGTACACCGGAGTCGCGGCCGCCGGCCTGGAGTGGGTGATCGACGTGGTACGGCGCCGCGGGTTGACCAGGGACACGCGGGTGCAGGACGCCATCGCCGATTGCGAGATCCTCCTCGAGATCAACCGCAGTGTGCTGCACCGGCACGCGGAGGAGTTCGTCAGCAGGCGGCTGGTCGAGCAGCTCGGGGTGCAGGAGGGTCTGGCCCGCTGCGCCTTCGTCAAGAACACCTGCACGAACAACGCAGTCGCGATCTACCGCCGCCTCGTGGACGTATTGGGTGGCGCCGCGTATACCCGCACCCAGCCCTTCGAGCGCTTGTGGCGGGATGTCCAGGCCGGGCTCATCATGCCGATCTCCAATCTCATGGCCAACGAGCTCATCGGCGCCACCGCGCTCGGCGTCTCCGTACGTCCCGTCGCGGGCGCGGACGCCGCCGGACCCGCACTCGCCACGACGGGAAGTGCCGGCTGATGCGACTCCCCAAAGCCGCGCTCCTGCTGGTGTCGGCCGTGCTCGTCATGACCGGCGGCTGCGGCGCCCAGCGGACCGCCGACGAACCCCTCCACGTCGGCGTCATCCCCAACATCTCGCCCGACCAGCAGCGCGCCCACTACGAGCCGTTCCGTGCCTATCTCGAGGGCCGGCTCCAGCGGAAGGTGGAGTTGTTCGTCGCCGCGGACTACGCCGGCGTGGTGACCGCCCTCACGGCCAAGAAGATCGACCTGGCCTATCTCGGCGGTCTCTCCTACGTGCAGGCACGGGAAAAGTCCGCGGTCACACCGCTGGTGTCCGAGGTCGACCAGGAGACGGGCACTCCTGAGTACCTGGCCGCCATCGTGGTCCCGAAGGATTCCTCCGCGCGCTCGGTCCGGGACGTGGTCGCTCGTGGCAGCCGCTTCGCCTTCGGCGACGTCAGCTCGACCTCGGGCAGCCTGTACCCGCGCGCGATGATCGTCGAGGCTGGGGCCCGCTGCGAACCGGGCGACCTGACCCGGTGTCCGCCGCTGAAGAGCGTGCGGTTCACCGGGGGCCATGACGCCACAGCCCGGGCCGTCTTGTCGGGCAGTGTGGACGCCGGAGGGATCGAGCTGCGCATCCTCCACCGCCTCGAGCGCCAGGGGACGGTCCCCAAGGGAGGCTTGCGGGTCGTCGGCACCCACAAGGTCATGGGGTACCCGTGGGTCGCCCGGGAGGGTTTGGACGGCAACATCCGCTCCGCCATCACGGACGCCTTCCTGGCGATCAAGGATGCGAAGCTGCTCGACCTGCTACGCGCCAAAGCGTACGTCCGTGTGTCGGGCGTGCATTACGCCGACGTGCGAACCAAGGCGGCGGAACTCGGGCTGCTCGCCGAACAGGGCAGGTAATGGGGCTGCTATGCGAATCGAACTGGCGGACGTCACGGTGCGCTTCGGTGACCAGACAGTGCTCGAGGACATTCACCTGACCGTGGCGGCGGGTGAACGGGTCGCCCTGCTCGGCCCGTCTGGAGCCGGTAAGACGACGCTCCTCAGAGTGATCGTCGGCGCCGTCCCGCCCGTCACCGGGTGGATCCGGGTCGACGGACTCGATCCCTTCGGATCCAGGTCCGAAGTGACCGCGCTGCGCCGATCCATCGGCTGCGTACGCCAGCGAGATGATCTCGTCCCCGGAATGACCGCCAGAACCAACATCCTGGCGGCGGCTGCCTACCAGTGGCGTCTGATCGACTGGCTCACGGTGCTGCGCGGAGCCGTGCCCCGCCGCTACGTCCGCCGTCTGACCGAGCTGGCCCGCCGGCACGAGATCGAGCAGCTGCTCCCTGCCAGTGTGGAGCGGCTCTCCGGAGGGCAACGGCAGCGCGTGGCACTGGTCCGGGCCCTGCTGACGGAGCCTCTCCTCCTGCTTGCCGACGAGGCGACATCTGGTCTCGACCCGGTCCGTGCGGCGGAGGTCATCGAACACCTGCTGCAAACCGAGGCCACCGTGGTGGCCACGACACACGACCTGGCCGTGGCCTCCTGCTTCGAACGCGTCGTGGCGCTCCGCCACGGCCGCGTGGTGTTCGACGGCGCCGTACCCGAAGCAGATGACCTCAGCCGGATCTACGGCAGAGCTCTCGTGGCGGAGCGGGTGACATGATGACCGAGCTTCCCCCGCGGCGGCGCGCGCTCCGCTGGACTTTAGCCATCGGCGCGGCCGTCATGGCGGGCTGGGCCATCAGCGGCACAGGCGTAGGGCCGGCGTCCCTCCTGGCCGGCAGGGAAGGCGCCGCCGACATCATCTCCGGGCTCTTTCCACCGGACCTCGACGGCGATCTGCTGTCACGCGTCGCCGTCGCGGCGCTGGAAACAGTGCAGATCTCAGTAGCGGCCATGGTGTTGAGCATGGCGATAGGCCTGCCCTTGGCGCTGCTGATCGCCGCCAATGTCGAGGCGCCACGATGGATATCCGGAGTCGCCCGGGGAACCGCCACGCTCCTGCGCAGCGTGCACGAGCTCCTCTGGGCGCTGCTGTTCGTGGCCGCGGTAGGGCTCGGGCCGGCCGCCGGTGTCTATGCGATCGGCCTTCACTCGGCAGGTGTGGTGGCCAAGCTCTGTTCGGAGCAGCTCGAGGCCGTCGACCGCGCGCCCGTGGAAACGATGAAACTGACCGGCGGCTCTCGCCTGACGTGCGCGCTGCTGGGAATTCTGCCTCAGGCCCGGGCCAACATCGCCTCCCAGCTCCTCTACCAATGGGAGTGCGCGATCAGAAGCTCGATCGTCATCGGCTTCGTCGGAGCCGGCGGCATCGGGCAGGCGCTGGCCATCGCGCTCCGCCTGTTCCGCTATCAGGAGCTGGCGACCCTCATCGCTGCCGTCGCGATCCTCGTCGTGTGCGTGGACCGCATGTCCAAGTCCCTCCGGGGTCGCCTGGGCGCGACGACGCGCTGGATGGCGCCGGTTCGACCGTCCTATGAAAGGAGCACGCCGTGAAAGTCCTGTTCGTCCTGCATGACCCTCCTTACGGCACCGAGCGAACCTACAACGGCATCCGGTGGGCGCGCACCCTGCTCGACGAGGAGGAGAACGAGGTCAAGGTCTTCCTCTTCGGGGACGCCGTCGTTTCCGTGATGGCGGACCAGCGCACGCCCAACGGCTACTACAACGTCGGCTCGATGATCCGCACTCTGATCGACCGAGGGGCCGAGGTCGGGAGCTGCGGCACCTGCCTGGATGCCCGAGGCATCGACGAGTCCCGCGCGGCCAAGGGGCCCCATCGGTCATCCATGAAAGAGCTGTCCGGTTGGACGGCCTGGGCGGACAAGGTGATCAACGTTTGATCCGGGAGGGTCCATGCCTCGCAATGTTGTCGTCCTGGGTGCTGGAGTTGGCGGCCTGATCGCGGCGTCGCGGCTACGTGAGCTGCTGCCCCAGTCCGATCGTGTCGTCCTGGTCGATCGCTCGTTCGACGGGGCCCTCGGGCTGTCACTGCTGTGGGTCCTGCGGGGCTGGCGCACCGCCGAGTCGGTCAAAGTACGGCCGACGGAATCCGCGCTGCGCGGCGTTGAGATGCTGAAGGCGGAGGTTCAGGCCATCGACCTCGATCGCCGCTCGGTGGTCGTGGAAGGTGGCGAGCTGAGCTACGACGCGCTGGTCATCGCTTTGGGGGCGGCGCTCGATACGGGAAGCACGCCGGGATTGGACGCTGCGATCGCCGCCGGCGTCGCGACGGAGTTCTACACGCTGGAGGGAGCCGGCGCGACCCATGAGCGGGCACGGAAGCTGAACCACGGCCGAGTGGCGTTCCTAGTGGCAGGAGTGCCGTTCAAGTGCCCGGCGGCTCCGTTCGAGGCTGCCCTGCTCGCAGCCGACATGCTGCGCTCACGTGGCATCCCCGACCGGATCCAGATCGATGCCTTCACGCCCGACCCCCTGCCGATGCCTGTTGCCGGACCCGAAGTCGGCAAGGCCTTGGTGGGGATGCTCGAGCAACACAACATCGGATTCCACCCGAACAAGATGATCGACCACATAGTGCCGGAGAGACGGCAACTGGTCTTCTCCGACGGCAGTCGCGAGACGTTCGAGCACCTCGCCGTCGTCCCGGCACATCGACCGCCGGCGCCCGTGGCCTCGAGTTTCGGTGGCTGGATCCCGGTGGACCCGCACACGCTCGTCAGCGAGGCCGACGGGGTCTGGGCCGTCGGCGACGTCACACTCCTGAAGCTCCCGAACGGCAAGCCGCTGCCCAAGGCGGCGGTCTTCGCGGAAGGCGAGGCGGAGACGGTCGCGATAGAGGTCGCACGTTTTCTGGGAATGGAGGGCCCCGATTCCTCTTTCTCGGGATACGGCTCGTGCTATATCGAGCTCGGCGGACACTGCGCCGCCAAAGGTGAGGGGCGGTTCTTCCACGAGCCGGCACCCGAGGTGACCCTCTATTCTCCCTCGCCCGACTTCCATCGGGAAAAGGTCGCGCAAGAAACCGACTGGCTCAAGCGATGGAATTCATGAATCGCCGAAAACTATATGTAGCTCAAGCACACCACTAGAGATAGGTCGACAGAGGAGAGACCATGCCCCACATCGCGATCCAACCCGAGATGGCGCCCGGCACGCCCGGCCTGTTCCAGTACCGGCCGGAGACGGGGCGCCCGCTCGCGGAGTTGGCCGAGACCCTGCTCCGCAACCCGCACTCGATGAGCCGGGCGGACCGGGAGCTCATCGCCACCTACGTCTCGGCGCTGAACGAGTCCAAGTTCTGCTACTCGACACACCGGGAGGTCAGCGGCGCCCAGTACGACGAGGGCCGCCTGCTGGTCGACAAGGTCATGAACGACCCCGACAGCGCCCCGATCCCGGAGAAGCTCAAGAAGCTGTTGAAGATCGCCGGAGCGGTCCAGCGGAGCGGTAACGCGGTCACGGAGGAACTCGTCACGGACGCCCGTAACGCGGGCGCGACGGACGTCGAGATCCACGACACCGTGCTCATCGCCGCGGCGTTCTGCATGTTCAACCGGTACTGCGACGGTCTCGGCGCCTACACCCCCGAAGACCCCGAGGCCTACGTGGGCATGGCCGAGATGATCCTCAACGGCGGCTACCGGATGTGCGTCACAGGCCACTAGCACACAAGCGCCCAGTCCCGGGTCCGCGATGGGCGAGCCCGGGACTGGAGCATGGGATCGGTGAACATGCGATACGTACTGCTCTATTGCGGCGGCGATGATGCCGAGCCAATGAATGACGAGACCAGGGATCTCCTCGATCGGTGGTTCGCCAAATACCACTCCAACATCGTGCACAGCCGACGGCTGAAACCCGCGGAGACCGCGACCACAGTCGACGTGAGCTTCAGCCCGGATCCCGTGATGTGGGACAGGCCGTTCGCCACGCCGGCGCTCAGCGGGTACATCGAGGTCGAGGCGGCCGACCTCGACGAGGTGCTGCGCATGGTGCGAACGTGGCCGGGCTCGCCGACCGTGGAGATCCGCCCGATCGTCAGCGCATCGACGCCATCGCCTTGATCACTCGCTCCACCTCGTCCGGACTGGTAACGATGCTCGGCCCGAACCGGACGAAGGACTCACGGTACGGCGTCGAACCCGCCGAGATCGCGTGCTTGGTGAGAAGCCGCTGGACGACGGCGTCCGGCTCCATGCCGTTGACCGCGCAGCAGATGACTCCGGCCGATAGCTCCGGAGACGTGGGCGTCACGAGACGGACGTTGGGCAGCTTGGCGAGCCCTTCCTTGAGCTGGACGGCTTGGGACCTGATCCGCTCCGCGACGGCCGCCTTGCCGATGGACTCGTGGAAGGCGACGGCCTGCGGTACGGCCCAGCGGTTCTCGAACGAGTGGTAGCCGCCCGGAGTATTGAGGTCGGCCGGCGGGCCGGGGGTTCCCGTCCAGGCCTGCCGGGAGAAACTCGGGATCACCGGTCGAAGCAACGGCCAAGCATCCGTTCTCGCCCAGACGAATCCGGTGCCTCGCGGGCCGAACAGCCACTTGTGCGTGGCCGTGATGAAGACATCGGCCCCCAAGTCGCTCATGGAGGCGTTCTCCGCGGCAAAACCGTGGACACCGTCGACCACGATCAGGACCCGTCGGCTCGGGCCGCGCCGGGCGTTGATCTCCTTCACCGCCTGGCTGATCTGCGACAGCGGCAACTTGACGCCGGTGCTCGAGTGAACCCAGGTCAGGGCGAGCACCCTGGTCCTGGGGGTGATCCGGCGAACGAGCCTGTTCACGATCTCGTCGGCGGAGGCCGTGGCGGGATTCTCGTACAGCCGCACCCTGTGGATCACGATGCCGTCGGTCTCCGCGCGCAACCGCAGCGCCTCGTGGCACGAGTAGAAGTCGTGCTCGGTGGTGATCACCTCTTCGCCGGCCTTCAACCGCAGGCCGCCATAGACCAGGCCGAGCCCCATGGTGGTGCTGTCGGTCAGCGCCACCTCCTGCGGCTGGGCCCCGATGTACCCGGCGATCGCCTTGCGCGTGTCGTCGCTGCGCTCCAGGTCGTAGAAGCCGATCCCGTAGTCCTGAGGTCGGCTGTCCAGTGCGTCTCGGTACTGCGTGATGGCGTCCCGTACGGGAGCCGGATGCGCGGCCAGCATGAACGCGGCGAAGTGCGCGTAGCGCGAGGTGAGCGAGAACTGGGCACGGACCGAGCCCCAGTTCCGAGGGTCGAAGGCCGGGCCGGGCGCTCGCCGGGTGGCCTCCCCCGCGCAGCCCGCGGACATCGCGGCGACGCCGGCCATGAGGACGGCGCGTCGTCCCAAGCCTGCCGAAGCGTAGTCGAGGGGATTGCTCTGGATCTCCTGGTCTGCCACGACGCCTCCTCGGTAACACGAAGCCTCTTCCCACTATATATTTTTAAATCTACATGGCCATCTGTGTCGCGCCGCAGTCTCCGAAGGTGGTATCGGAGGTGCTCCCTTCGATACCTGACAGGCTTCTTCGATAGGAGCAGTTGAATGCTTGTCAGCGCCGCTCATAACATCCAGGCGAAGGGACAGGTAATGGCTCGATTTATCCAGAAGAGAAAAGCCCGGAGCAGCAAGAAGAATCCTCACTTGCCGACGCTCGACCTGCGCACACCGTCAGGCCGGACGCTGCCGTTCTAGGCAACACATCGGATCCGCTGACCCTGAGAGATTTGCCATGAGAGCGCGAATGATCCGTCGAATGCTCGCCATCGGCCCTCGCAAGCTCGCCCTCGAGGGCCGCTGTCATCCAGCCGAGGCACCCGAGACTCAACGCGCTCTCGAGGAGGTGGTGAAGGCCTTCGCGGTCGGCTACAACACGGCCCTAGCAGGTCCGACCGGTGAGCTCACTTTCCCTGATCTCCCACGGGAGCTGCGCGGATTCGCCTTCGAGGGCGCCGCGATGAGCACCGCGCTGGTCGACCAGCTCACGATGGGAGGCGGTCGCGGCCTTCGAGAGCTCGCCGCCGGCGCAGGGGAACGGTACATACATCTGATTCACGTAGGGGCGGGCTGGGCGTACGCGCGCCTGCGGCGGCGTCCTTGGGCGGGTACGGAGTTCGCTCATCCCCTGCTGGGCTGGCTCGCGTGGGACGGCTGGGGCTTCCACCAGGCATTCTTCCACCCGCAGGCGGTCTTCGTCAGGCAGGCGGTCGAACGCCGCGGACGAGGCTCCGTCCAGCCCATCCGCGACCAGGGGGCCGGCCGGGCGTTGTGGTTCTACGCCGGGGCGAACGTGGCGCGGATCGCCGGCATCATCGGCGGTTTCCCGGCCGGGCGCCGACGCGACCTATGGGCGGGGATCGGGCTGGCCGCCGCGTACACCGGAGCGCGGCAGGGACCCGCCGTCGATGAGTTGCTCACGGCCGCCGATGGATACCGGGACCACCTGGCGCAAGGAGCCGCGTTCGCGGCCAAAGCCCGGGTCCTGTCGGGAGTGATGCCGTCCGGCTGCGCGGCGGCCGTCGAAGCGATCACTGGAGTCGACGCCGAGACCGCGGCCGACTGGACCGACGGCGCGCTGAGCCACGCCATCCGGTTCCCCGACTCGCCCGACGCGTATGAGATGTGGCGGGCGGGCATTCGTGATGCCTGGAACCTGAGGGCTCACGGGGTGGCCTCATGATGCGGCGGCTACGGCCCTGGACGGCCCGGTTGTGCTGCATCGTCCTGCTGATCACCGCATGGGTCGCCGCCCGGCCGCCGTCCGGTTCCGCCGCGGAGCTGGACGAGCTGGCACAGCGGTTCAGTTTCAGCCGGCAACCCCTCAACGCCGCGACCGCCGGCCGTGACGTCCGGATCGTCGCGCCTGCCTTCGAGCACATCAAGGGGTGGATCTCAGCCGTGGGAGCGAGCGTCGGCCTGGCCGACCTCGACGGTAACGGCCTGGCCGACGACGTCTGCCTGATCGATCCCCGGGACGATTCGGTCACTGTCGGCCCGCTGCCCGGCACGGGCGCCAGATACAGCGCTCTGCGGCTCACCCCGGCGCCTCTCGCGTTCGACGCGACCATGGCTCCGACAGGGTGCGTCCCCGCCGACTACAACGAAGACGGCCTCCATGACCTCCTGGTCTACTACTGGGGCCGCTCTCCGGTGATCTTCCTCAAGACCGCGTCGGGGGCATACGTGCCGCGGGAGCTCGTGCAGCCGTACGAGGTGTGGAACACCAATGCGCTCTCCCTGGCGGACATCGACGGGGACGGCCACGTCGACATCGTCGTCGGCAACTTCTTTCCCGACGACGCTCGAGTCCTCGATCCGGAGGCGTACCAGGACGAGTTGCAGATGCAACGCTCGCTGTCCGACGCGCGCAACGGTGGCACGAACCGCATCCTGCTCTTCCGCTCCGCGCGAGCCGGTCAGGAACCGGCTGTGGAGTTCGCCCCTGTGGCCCAGCCTTTCCCGGGCGATCTCGCCAAGGCGTGGACTCTCGCCATCGGCGCTCAGGATCTGGACGCCGACGGGCGGCCGGAGCTCTACTTCGCCAACGATTTCGGCCCCGACTATCTGTTGCGCAACGTGTCCACGCCGGGTCAGGTCCGTCTGCAGGTCCTGCGCGGCCCACGCCATCTCACCACGCCGAAGTCCAAGGTGCTCGGCAACGACTCCTTCAAGGGCATGGGCGTGGCCTTCCCCGATCTGAACCTGGACGACGTGCCGGACATGGTGGTCAGCAACATCACGGAGAACTTCGCACTCCACGAGAGCAACTTCGCCTGGGTGAGTACCAGGAAACCCGTCATCACCGGTGACGTGGCCCAGTACGAAGACCAGAGCGAACCGCTCGGCATCTCCCGGTCAGGGTGGGGCTGGGATCTCAAGACCGGCGATTTCGCCGGCGACGGAGACGTGCAGATCGTCCAGACCACCGGCTTCGTCGCCGGCACCACCAACCGCTGGGCCAACCTCCAGGAACTCGCCATGGCCAACGACGACCTGCTGTCGAAGCCGGGCGCCTGGCCGCGATTCGCACCGGGAGATGATATCTCGGGCGACGACACGAATCCGTTCTTCGCCCGCGGCGCCGACGGACGCTTCCACGACATCGCCGCTCGCCTCGGCGTGTCGGATCCGGGCCCCTCGCGGGCGATCGCCCTGTCGGACTTCGACCACGACGGCCGCCTCGACTTCGCCGTCGCCAACCAGTGGCGCCAGTCCTACGTGTACCGCAACACCCGTGCCACCAGCGCGCCCTTCCTCGGGCTGCGGCTCCTCACGCCCGCAACCGCGGGCCGCTGCACCGCACCGGCGGACGAGCTGCGGCCCGCGATCGGCGCCACGGCCCAGATTCTTTCCGGTGCCCGTGGTACCAGGTCAGGGCAGGTGTACCCGGCCAACGGACACGGCGGGGTCTCGGCGCCGGAGCTGCTCTTCGCGCTCCAGAACCCTCAGACCCCCGTGACCGCCAAACTCACCTGGCGCGATCCGTGCGGTGCCCGTCACGCCGCCAACGTCTCGCTCACGCCCGGCTGGCACACCCTGGCGCTGCTCGCGAACGGTTCCACTCAGGAGGTTAAGCCGTGACCGAATCCCCCGCACCGCGTGACAAGCGCGTCGCCGCCCTCCGCCGCTTCGCCGTCTCGATCACGGTGCTTACTGTGGTCGGGCACGCCGCGCTCGGCTTTGAGCAAGCGTTCATCACCCCGGTCGCGGCCGTGATCTGCGCGTACGTGCTGGAGCTCGGGCTCGAGGTCATCGACGCCCGGACCCGTCAGCGCCCCATGAAGTTCCAGCCGACGTGGCGCAGCATGATCGACTTCCTGCTGCCGGCGCACATCACCGGGCTGGCCTGCGCCATGCTGCTCTACGCCAACGACCGCGTGGAACCGATCCTGCTCGCCGTGACGATCGCGATCGCGTCCAAGTATCTGGTCCAGGTCCCGGTGGGCGGGCGGTTGCGCCACGTGCTCAATCCCTCGAACACCGGCATCGTCGTCGTCCTGCTCCTCTTCCCCTGGGTGGGAATCGCCCCGCCGTACCACTTCACCGAGTGGGTGAGCGGACCCGTGGACTGGCTGATACCTGCCGGGATCCTGATGGCCGGCACGATGTTGAACGCCAAGCTCACCGGCAAGATGCCGCTCATTCTGGGGTGGCTCGCCGGGTTCGTGGCACAGGCCGTGATCCGGAGCGGCATCGAGGGCACGCCCGTGCTGAGCGCGCTCCTGGTGATGAGCGGCACGGCCTTCATCCTCTTCACGAACTACATGATCACTGATCCTGGGACGACACCGGTCCGGCCCAGGAACCAGGTGTGGTTCG from Nonomuraea polychroma encodes the following:
- a CDS encoding carboxymuconolactone decarboxylase family protein; translation: MPHIAIQPEMAPGTPGLFQYRPETGRPLAELAETLLRNPHSMSRADRELIATYVSALNESKFCYSTHREVSGAQYDEGRLLVDKVMNDPDSAPIPEKLKKLLKIAGAVQRSGNAVTEELVTDARNAGATDVEIHDTVLIAAAFCMFNRYCDGLGAYTPEDPEAYVGMAEMILNGGYRMCVTGH
- a CDS encoding FG-GAP repeat domain-containing protein — translated: MMRRLRPWTARLCCIVLLITAWVAARPPSGSAAELDELAQRFSFSRQPLNAATAGRDVRIVAPAFEHIKGWISAVGASVGLADLDGNGLADDVCLIDPRDDSVTVGPLPGTGARYSALRLTPAPLAFDATMAPTGCVPADYNEDGLHDLLVYYWGRSPVIFLKTASGAYVPRELVQPYEVWNTNALSLADIDGDGHVDIVVGNFFPDDARVLDPEAYQDELQMQRSLSDARNGGTNRILLFRSARAGQEPAVEFAPVAQPFPGDLAKAWTLAIGAQDLDADGRPELYFANDFGPDYLLRNVSTPGQVRLQVLRGPRHLTTPKSKVLGNDSFKGMGVAFPDLNLDDVPDMVVSNITENFALHESNFAWVSTRKPVITGDVAQYEDQSEPLGISRSGWGWDLKTGDFAGDGDVQIVQTTGFVAGTTNRWANLQELAMANDDLLSKPGAWPRFAPGDDISGDDTNPFFARGADGRFHDIAARLGVSDPGPSRAIALSDFDHDGRLDFAVANQWRQSYVYRNTRATSAPFLGLRLLTPATAGRCTAPADELRPAIGATAQILSGARGTRSGQVYPANGHGGVSAPELLFALQNPQTPVTAKLTWRDPCGARHAANVSLTPGWHTLALLANGSTQEVKP
- a CDS encoding DUF1702 family protein — its product is MIRRMLAIGPRKLALEGRCHPAEAPETQRALEEVVKAFAVGYNTALAGPTGELTFPDLPRELRGFAFEGAAMSTALVDQLTMGGGRGLRELAAGAGERYIHLIHVGAGWAYARLRRRPWAGTEFAHPLLGWLAWDGWGFHQAFFHPQAVFVRQAVERRGRGSVQPIRDQGAGRALWFYAGANVARIAGIIGGFPAGRRRDLWAGIGLAAAYTGARQGPAVDELLTAADGYRDHLAQGAAFAAKARVLSGVMPSGCAAAVEAITGVDAETAADWTDGALSHAIRFPDSPDAYEMWRAGIRDAWNLRAHGVAS
- a CDS encoding RnfABCDGE type electron transport complex subunit D — its product is MTESPAPRDKRVAALRRFAVSITVLTVVGHAALGFEQAFITPVAAVICAYVLELGLEVIDARTRQRPMKFQPTWRSMIDFLLPAHITGLACAMLLYANDRVEPILLAVTIAIASKYLVQVPVGGRLRHVLNPSNTGIVVVLLLFPWVGIAPPYHFTEWVSGPVDWLIPAGILMAGTMLNAKLTGKMPLILGWLAGFVAQAVIRSGIEGTPVLSALLVMSGTAFILFTNYMITDPGTTPVRPRNQVWFGVITAGVYGTLVAFHIVFGLFFALTIVCALRGVGLALLAWLAGAPRPQVEPEPELALVGASRVEGERA
- a CDS encoding aminotransferase class V-fold PLP-dependent enzyme, with the protein product MADQEIQSNPLDYASAGLGRRAVLMAGVAAMSAGCAGEATRRAPGPAFDPRNWGSVRAQFSLTSRYAHFAAFMLAAHPAPVRDAITQYRDALDSRPQDYGIGFYDLERSDDTRKAIAGYIGAQPQEVALTDSTTMGLGLVYGGLRLKAGEEVITTEHDFYSCHEALRLRAETDGIVIHRVRLYENPATASADEIVNRLVRRITPRTRVLALTWVHSSTGVKLPLSQISQAVKEINARRGPSRRVLIVVDGVHGFAAENASMSDLGADVFITATHKWLFGPRGTGFVWARTDAWPLLRPVIPSFSRQAWTGTPGPPADLNTPGGYHSFENRWAVPQAVAFHESIGKAAVAERIRSQAVQLKEGLAKLPNVRLVTPTSPELSAGVICCAVNGMEPDAVVQRLLTKHAISAGSTPYRESFVRFGPSIVTSPDEVERVIKAMASMR